ATGCTTGCAACGGTAATCAACGGGATGGCGCTACAAGGTGCTTTGGAAGATGCAGGCGTGAAAACAAGACTTCAATCTGCTATCGAAATGGACAAAGTAGCGGAACCTTTCATCAAAAGAAGAGCAGTAAGACATCTTGAAAAAGGTAGAGTGGTAATTTTCGGAGCCGGAACGGGTAACCCTTATTTTACAACAGATACGGCAGCAACGCTTAGAGCAATCGAAATTGGTGCTGATGTTATTTTGAAAGGAACGAGAGTAGACGGTATCTACGACAGCGATCCTGAAAAAAATGCTGACGCGGTAAAATATAATTCTTTATCTTTCGACGAAGTTTATGCTAAAAATCTTAAAGTAATGGATATGACGGCATTTACTTTAAGCCACGAAAATAAATTGCCAATTATTGTTTTTGATATGAATAAAGACGGTAATTTAGAAAAAATTGTAGACGGAGATAATGTTGGTACTTTAGTTGACTTATAAGTTAATAACCAAGTAAAAAGTAAAAAGAGCCAAGTGGAATGAAAACTACAAAGTTTATAAGTAAATGAACTTTTTACTTTTAACCTGTTTCTTTTTACTTGAATCATTTATAAATGTGTAATTTATCAAATTTTTATTATATAATGGAAGAATTAGATCTTATAGTAGAATCTGTACAGCAGGACATGGAAGCAGCTATTAAGCACTTGGATCATGCATTTCAAAGAATCAGAGCGGGGCGTGCGTCTACAAGTATGGTTCAGGATGTGATGGTAGAGTATTACGGGGCTCCGACTCCGCTTAATCAGGTTGCCAACGTTTCTGTACCGGATGCCATGACAATCTCTATTCAACCTTGGGACAGAACAGCGATTAACGCTATTGAAAAGGCAATTATTAATTCTAACTTAGGTTTTGCACCTTCTAACAACGGGGAAAATATTATCCTTAATGTACCGCCTTTAACAGAAGAAAGAAGACGCGAACTGGCAAAACAGGCTAAGGGAGAAACTGAAGATACAAAAATCGTTGTAAGAAACGCAAGACAAAACGGTTTGAAAGAACT
The sequence above is a segment of the Chryseobacterium sp. MYb264 genome. Coding sequences within it:
- the frr gene encoding ribosome recycling factor, giving the protein MEELDLIVESVQQDMEAAIKHLDHAFQRIRAGRASTSMVQDVMVEYYGAPTPLNQVANVSVPDAMTISIQPWDRTAINAIEKAIINSNLGFAPSNNGENIILNVPPLTEERRRELAKQAKGETEDTKIVVRNARQNGLKELKKLDGVSEDLVKGIEATIQELTDKYVKACDDHLKVKDAEIMKV
- the pyrH gene encoding UMP kinase, with protein sequence MKYKRILLKLSGEALMGNRQYGIDTDRLQEYAAEIKKVVEKGCEVAIVIGGGNIFRGVAGAAKGMDRVQGDYMGMLATVINGMALQGALEDAGVKTRLQSAIEMDKVAEPFIKRRAVRHLEKGRVVIFGAGTGNPYFTTDTAATLRAIEIGADVILKGTRVDGIYDSDPEKNADAVKYNSLSFDEVYAKNLKVMDMTAFTLSHENKLPIIVFDMNKDGNLEKIVDGDNVGTLVDL